The following coding sequences lie in one Methylotenera versatilis 301 genomic window:
- a CDS encoding glycosyltransferase family 2 protein, translated as MKSSISIIIITKNEEHDIRDCLQSVAWADEIIVLDSGSMDKTLEIAKEYTSHAYTSPDWQGFGIQKNRALAYASCDWVLSLDADERVSDELRIEIQHAISKENNVVYSMPRLSSYCGKFIRHSGWWPDYVARLFKRGRAEFSNDLVHERLIFDVTVTKLTSPLLHITYKDLDEVIAKINQYSTLGAKNSLEKGKRGSLASALGHAFWAFIRTYILRAGFLDGTEGLMLAISNAETTYYRYLKLYYLNK; from the coding sequence ATGAAATCTTCAATATCCATCATTATCATCACAAAAAATGAGGAGCACGACATACGAGACTGCCTTCAATCCGTTGCGTGGGCTGATGAAATAATAGTACTTGATTCAGGAAGTATGGATAAGACTCTAGAGATTGCTAAAGAATATACCAGCCATGCATACACTAGCCCTGATTGGCAAGGTTTTGGAATACAGAAAAACCGTGCTCTAGCTTACGCCTCTTGCGACTGGGTACTATCACTAGATGCTGATGAGCGCGTTAGCGACGAGTTACGCATTGAAATTCAACATGCTATTTCAAAAGAAAATAACGTGGTTTATAGCATGCCAAGGCTCTCAAGTTATTGTGGTAAGTTTATTCGTCATTCTGGCTGGTGGCCAGATTATGTAGCGCGACTTTTTAAGCGAGGACGTGCAGAATTTAGCAATGATTTAGTGCATGAACGTCTTATTTTTGATGTAACAGTAACTAAATTAACTTCACCACTACTCCATATCACTTATAAAGATTTAGACGAAGTCATCGCGAAAATTAATCAATATTCAACGTTAGGAGCAAAGAATAGTTTAGAAAAGGGTAAACGCGGCAGCTTAGCTAGTGCGCTTGGGCACGCTTTTTGGGCTTTCATTAGAACCTACATCTTACGTGCTGGTTTTTTAGATGGTACAGAAGGTCTGATGCTAGCTATATCTAACGCTGAAACAACTTATTATCGCTACTTAAAACTGTACTACTTAAATAAATAG
- a CDS encoding HAD family hydrolase, which translates to MKIDITKYKTIVFDCDGVVLNSNVVKTEAYFRTATNLGATDIEAQALVDYHVNLGGISRYHKFDYYIREILHQPVTDKAIQALLDEFSKELEVGLMQCDLAKGIFDLRTATQSANWMILSGGDQQEIRTLFAKRKIDHMFDGGLFGSPDNKDEVLAREKSSANIQFPALFLGDSKYDFEAADRAGLDFIFLSDWTEVPDWQAFCQENKLTVFNNIAQLIS; encoded by the coding sequence TTGAAAATTGATATTACAAAATATAAAACCATCGTATTTGATTGTGATGGCGTTGTGCTTAACTCCAATGTGGTAAAGACGGAGGCATACTTTCGCACTGCAACGAATTTAGGGGCAACAGATATAGAGGCGCAAGCACTAGTGGATTATCACGTTAATCTAGGCGGTATCTCGCGATACCATAAGTTTGATTATTACATACGTGAGATTTTGCACCAGCCTGTCACAGACAAAGCTATTCAAGCACTATTAGATGAGTTCAGTAAAGAGCTAGAGGTTGGCTTAATGCAATGTGATCTAGCAAAAGGTATATTTGATTTGCGTACAGCTACACAGAGTGCCAATTGGATGATACTTTCAGGAGGCGATCAGCAAGAAATTCGTACGCTGTTTGCTAAGCGCAAGATTGACCATATGTTCGACGGCGGTTTATTTGGCAGCCCAGACAATAAAGATGAGGTATTGGCACGTGAAAAGTCTAGCGCTAATATTCAGTTTCCAGCCTTATTTTTAGGCGATAGTAAGTATGACTTTGAAGCCGCCGATCGCGCGGGATTAGATTTTATTTTCCTTAGTGATTGGACAGAAGTGCCAGACTGGCAAGCATTTTGCCAAGAAAATAAGCTAACAGTATTTAATAATATTGCTCAGCTAATCAGTTAA
- a CDS encoding O-antigen ligase family protein: protein MTNRYSATSEQILVYLAIFACLSIALPTAFMSISMGLFVIIWAVSGNYSEKFQIIRNHPAALMSIALFCLYGLCMFYSSAPWSTRLTWWMKYHKLLYIPMIISILSIEKYRRIALYAFLTGMLLVLFISYLKWMGLFPHKDIGQGYFVFKGRIAHNIFMAFSMYLMLHLAVIQRSNIKRWVWISLSILASLNILFLVNGRTGQILMLVLFIWFCWETWGMKSIKWLIALLLMTTVISVYAPNTPNFRLTEIKQEIDTHKPNEAPTSSGERLEFYKNALILIKQHPVLGAGTGSFEHEYRLIAEKQNTLSTYVPNPHNEFLLTWQELGIFGLILLLAFFATHWITSYKIDRSQLNNEHYSYALRGLIITIFVGSLFNSLLLDAGEGKFYCVIAGVLLSAYKPRKN, encoded by the coding sequence ATGACAAATCGTTATTCAGCAACTTCTGAGCAAATTCTAGTTTATTTAGCTATATTTGCTTGTTTAAGCATTGCACTGCCAACTGCATTCATGAGCATTTCCATGGGGCTATTTGTAATAATATGGGCTGTTTCAGGCAACTATTCTGAAAAATTTCAAATCATTCGCAATCACCCTGCTGCACTAATGTCAATTGCTCTATTTTGCTTATATGGCCTATGCATGTTCTACTCTAGCGCACCATGGAGTACGCGTTTAACTTGGTGGATGAAATATCATAAGCTGTTATATATACCAATGATTATTAGCATATTATCCATTGAAAAGTATAGACGAATCGCGCTATATGCATTTTTGACTGGCATGTTATTAGTGTTGTTTATTTCATATTTGAAATGGATGGGTCTTTTTCCCCACAAGGACATAGGGCAAGGCTATTTTGTATTTAAAGGCAGAATCGCACACAACATTTTCATGGCGTTTTCTATGTATCTTATGTTACACCTTGCCGTTATACAACGATCCAATATAAAACGCTGGGTTTGGATTAGCCTAAGCATTCTTGCCTCATTGAATATACTTTTTTTAGTCAATGGCAGAACTGGCCAAATTTTGATGCTTGTCTTATTCATCTGGTTTTGCTGGGAAACATGGGGCATGAAGTCGATAAAATGGCTAATAGCACTGTTGCTAATGACTACCGTAATTTCTGTTTATGCTCCAAACACGCCCAACTTCCGTTTAACTGAAATTAAACAAGAAATCGATACTCACAAACCAAATGAAGCACCAACATCTTCTGGTGAAAGATTAGAGTTTTATAAAAACGCGTTGATTCTGATTAAGCAACATCCTGTTTTGGGTGCTGGTACTGGAAGCTTTGAACATGAGTATCGGTTAATTGCCGAAAAACAAAATACACTTTCAACCTATGTGCCCAACCCACACAATGAATTTCTTTTAACATGGCAAGAGTTAGGTATTTTTGGCTTAATACTTCTATTAGCATTCTTCGCTACTCACTGGATAACAAGTTATAAAATAGATAGATCGCAGCTTAACAATGAACACTATAGTTACGCTTTACGTGGTCTTATTATTACTATTTTTGTTGGCTCATTATTTAACTCATTATTACTAGACGCTGGTGAAGGTAAGTTTTATTGCGTAATAGCAGGTGTGCTTCTAAGTGCATATAAGCCAAGAAAAAATTAG
- a CDS encoding glycosyltransferase family 2 protein yields MKVSVFTFIRNGSLLGYPFIESICSALPLCDEFVIAVGDSEDDTLARIKAINSEKIVIIQTRWNEKMQDRGFVYAQQKMIAQYNCTGDWAFYLEGDEILHESDIPKIRSSMEQHLDNPEVEALAFNYLHFFGSPDWLAISPAWYRQECRIIRNTIRSWAPDGLYWVVMDKNRKGRHPKAALIGAPIYHYGHVRSIAAMHEKNQRVGKYWGHDHPLFNGYQIDAQALSPFSGRHPDIVKNWLAHEAEKSFTPNPSYQPTKRELKHRWAMKLERLFGWELSKKHFSLTKNTKN; encoded by the coding sequence ATGAAAGTTAGTGTATTTACATTTATTCGGAATGGCTCCTTGCTAGGCTATCCATTTATAGAAAGCATATGCTCGGCATTACCTTTATGTGATGAATTCGTAATTGCCGTAGGTGACAGTGAAGACGATACTCTAGCTCGTATAAAAGCAATCAACTCAGAAAAAATCGTCATCATCCAAACCCGTTGGAATGAGAAAATGCAGGATCGTGGGTTCGTGTACGCTCAGCAAAAAATGATTGCACAATATAACTGCACTGGAGATTGGGCATTCTATCTTGAAGGAGATGAGATCTTACACGAAAGCGATATTCCAAAAATACGCTCATCAATGGAGCAGCACTTGGACAATCCAGAAGTTGAAGCGCTTGCATTTAACTACCTCCACTTTTTCGGCAGCCCTGATTGGCTCGCCATAAGCCCAGCATGGTATAGGCAAGAATGTAGAATCATTCGAAACACTATTCGCAGTTGGGCGCCAGATGGTCTGTATTGGGTAGTGATGGATAAAAATAGAAAAGGACGTCACCCAAAAGCCGCACTTATTGGCGCACCAATTTACCATTACGGGCATGTGCGCAGTATTGCAGCCATGCATGAAAAAAACCAGCGCGTTGGCAAATACTGGGGACATGACCACCCACTATTCAATGGCTATCAAATTGATGCGCAGGCTCTCAGCCCTTTTTCTGGACGACACCCGGATATTGTCAAAAACTGGCTTGCACATGAGGCAGAAAAATCATTTACGCCCAATCCAAGCTATCAGCCAACTAAACGAGAGTTAAAGCATCGCTGGGCGATGAAACTAGAGCGCCTGTTTGGATGGGAGCTTAGCAAAAAGCATTTTTCTCTTACTAAAAACACCAAAAATTAA
- the edd gene encoding phosphogluconate dehydratase, with protein sequence MKQSHIEVTERIVEKSRPTRTAYLHRVNAMINRQKGADRLGCANVAHAFAAMPANDKLRVVVEKAPNIGIVTAYNEMLSAHQPYVSYPEIIRDEARKYGATAQVAGGVPAMCDGITQGEPGMELSLFSRDTIAMSTAIALSHDVFDAALLLGVCDKIVPGLLIGALHFGHLPCVFVPAGPMSTGLDNTAKSKVREQYAQGKVGREELLASESAAYHGAGTCTFYGTANSNQMLMEAMGLHVPGAAFVHPHDGMRELLTREAVKMVLENTKKNQFTPIGKLVDEHVIVNAMVALLATGGSTNHLIHWVAIARAAGIMIDWTDFYHLAKTTPLLASVYPNGKADVNEFQAAGGPAFVIRELIDAGYMFPDVFTVAYGGLRDYGKLPANEDGKLVWKDLAKESSDETIVRTAAFPFSESGGLRLLKGNLGRSVIKISAVPEDRHIIEAPAIVFDAQEELLAAFDRGELEKDFIAVVRFQGPKANGMPELHKLTPPLAVLQNKGFKVAIVTDGRMSGASGKIPAAIHLTPEASAGGPLARVRDGDIIRLNATVGMVNVLVDEDEWAEREVAELSDTKRHQNAHDLGRELFGGMRRNVLSAEEGAITWL encoded by the coding sequence ATGAAGCAATCTCATATAGAAGTTACAGAACGCATTGTAGAAAAAAGTCGTCCAACACGAACGGCTTATCTGCATCGCGTAAATGCGATGATAAATCGTCAAAAAGGTGCGGATCGTTTAGGTTGCGCTAATGTTGCGCATGCCTTCGCGGCTATGCCAGCTAACGACAAGTTGCGTGTTGTGGTTGAAAAAGCGCCTAACATTGGTATTGTGACTGCATATAACGAAATGTTATCTGCACACCAACCGTACGTAAGCTATCCTGAAATTATTCGTGATGAAGCGCGTAAATACGGTGCGACTGCACAAGTGGCGGGTGGCGTACCTGCTATGTGTGACGGCATCACGCAAGGTGAGCCAGGCATGGAGTTGTCACTATTTAGTCGTGATACCATCGCTATGAGTACTGCAATCGCACTTTCACATGATGTATTTGATGCAGCGTTGTTGTTGGGCGTGTGCGATAAAATTGTTCCTGGTTTGTTGATTGGTGCATTACATTTTGGACATTTGCCATGCGTTTTTGTACCAGCAGGTCCTATGAGTACTGGTTTAGACAATACAGCAAAATCTAAAGTACGTGAGCAATATGCACAAGGTAAAGTAGGACGAGAAGAGTTATTGGCATCAGAATCTGCTGCTTATCACGGTGCTGGTACATGTACATTTTACGGTACCGCGAATAGTAACCAAATGCTGATGGAAGCAATGGGTTTACATGTACCGGGCGCAGCATTTGTCCATCCACATGACGGTATGCGTGAATTGCTGACTCGTGAAGCTGTTAAAATGGTGTTGGAAAATACAAAGAAAAACCAGTTCACTCCAATTGGTAAGTTAGTAGACGAACATGTGATTGTGAATGCTATGGTTGCTTTACTAGCAACGGGTGGCTCTACCAACCATTTGATTCACTGGGTAGCAATTGCACGTGCTGCGGGTATTATGATTGATTGGACTGATTTCTATCACTTGGCTAAAACAACACCGTTGTTGGCAAGTGTCTATCCAAATGGCAAGGCAGATGTGAATGAGTTCCAAGCAGCTGGCGGCCCTGCATTTGTGATTCGTGAGCTGATTGATGCTGGGTATATGTTCCCAGATGTATTCACCGTTGCTTATGGTGGCTTGCGCGACTATGGTAAATTGCCTGCTAATGAAGATGGAAAATTAGTATGGAAAGATCTAGCAAAAGAAAGCAGCGATGAAACGATTGTGCGTACAGCTGCCTTCCCATTCAGTGAGTCTGGTGGTTTACGCTTGCTTAAAGGCAATTTGGGTCGCAGTGTGATTAAAATTTCAGCAGTACCTGAAGACCGTCATATCATTGAAGCACCGGCCATTGTATTTGATGCACAAGAAGAATTGTTGGCTGCGTTTGACCGGGGCGAACTTGAAAAAGACTTTATTGCGGTCGTACGTTTTCAAGGTCCAAAAGCGAATGGCATGCCCGAGTTACATAAATTGACGCCGCCTCTTGCTGTATTACAAAATAAAGGCTTTAAAGTGGCGATTGTCACTGACGGCCGAATGAGTGGCGCGTCTGGCAAGATTCCAGCGGCAATTCATTTGACGCCAGAAGCTTCTGCGGGTGGCCCGTTAGCTAGAGTGCGCGATGGCGATATTATTCGTTTAAACGCGACCGTTGGAATGGTTAACGTGCTCGTGGATGAGGATGAATGGGCAGAGCGCGAAGTTGCAGAGCTTTCAGATACAAAACGTCATCAAAATGCGCATGATTTGGGCCGTGAGTTGTTTGGCGGAATGCGTAGAAACGTCTTATCAGCCGAAGAGGGCGCAATTACCTGGCTGTAA
- the eda gene encoding bifunctional 4-hydroxy-2-oxoglutarate aldolase/2-dehydro-3-deoxy-phosphogluconate aldolase, with amino-acid sequence MNTLDLAKQGPVIPVIVINNVEDAVPMAEALLEGGIRVLEVTLRSSCALQAMEQIAKHVPDAILGSGTVRNLKDAQASLDVGCKFAVSPGYTTELGQFARKIGLSLLPGVSTGSEIMIANADDYYFLKLFPAVAVGGINLLKGFAGPFGDVKFCPTGGVTVESAPQFLALPNVVVCGGTWLTPADAVARKDWAHITKLAKEASAIQAA; translated from the coding sequence ATGAATACATTAGATTTAGCTAAACAAGGTCCAGTTATTCCAGTGATTGTGATTAATAACGTTGAAGACGCTGTGCCTATGGCTGAAGCATTGCTTGAAGGTGGTATTCGCGTGCTGGAAGTCACGTTGCGCTCTTCTTGTGCGTTGCAAGCCATGGAACAAATAGCTAAACATGTACCAGATGCCATTTTGGGTTCAGGTACAGTGCGTAATTTAAAGGATGCACAAGCTTCACTTGATGTCGGTTGTAAATTTGCAGTGAGTCCTGGCTATACGACTGAGCTAGGCCAGTTTGCACGTAAAATTGGCTTATCCTTATTACCGGGCGTTTCTACTGGTTCTGAAATCATGATAGCAAACGCAGATGACTATTATTTCTTAAAACTATTCCCGGCGGTTGCTGTGGGTGGTATCAACTTGCTTAAAGGCTTTGCTGGCCCATTTGGTGATGTAAAATTCTGCCCTACAGGTGGAGTAACTGTTGAATCAGCGCCTCAATTTTTAGCCTTGCCAAACGTAGTAGTCTGTGGCGGCACATGGCTTACTCCAGCGGATGCTGTGGCGCGTAAAGATTGGGCGCATATTACAAAACTGGCTAAAGAAGCAAGTGCCATTCAAGCTGCATAA